In Takifugu rubripes chromosome 22, fTakRub1.2, whole genome shotgun sequence, the genomic window tcctgcACTTTCAGCCCATTTGTGAGGACAACCTGCCGTTAGCAGAGGTGTTACATTCATTCagtttaatggatggatgacttTTCAATGAATAACCACCATGCTGTCGCGTTAAAAAAGCATTCTTTCACACTAACTATACAGTGCATCTTTTAATGTCACAatgttggaaaaaaacaacagcagtatCACATTAttcctcaaaataaaacacttaaaatgacAAAGACCATAACCTTTACAAGACAGTACCTTCCAAAATATTGCTAAATAAATGTTGACAAAGTCTACACTGATTTAGGTAGTCTGAGATTTGGATTGGCAGATATAGTTCCACTCAGTTTGCTATCAGCTTTTTTCTGCAGTGTTTTTGTCATCAATTTCAAATGTAAAGGGTTTATCATAGCCCATCAAGTGGTTGTAGTCATGTGGGATGAGAAAGAGGTCTGGGTTCACCAGTAGCCCCATCTTGTCAGCATAGAAGCTGGTGAACATCTTGCTAACAGCTGGAATCGTAACCTGCCTCTGGTGAAACCTGTTTCTTTTTTCGGTGAGGAAGACGCTGTATGTAACTGCAGTGTAGGTGTCTCTGTCTGCGTCATGGTACAGGCGGATCACATAGCCTTTTGTGAAATAGTGGAGGATTGCAGGGGTGATGAGAGTGAAGAAACCCACGACTCCACAAAATATAGCCTGCATGGCAAAGCTCTGGACACCAAGTCCAGTCTCAAGCAGAATTTTTGGCATAATAAGGAGACTGAACCCACTGGTGCTGTAAGAGAAAAGCTTTACCCCTGAAACAAGACAACATAGAGAAATTATAGATTAGCTTATGGGTGGTTATTGGAAATCATTTTCCATGCATGACAAATCGGGTATGTTTGGAATCCAAAATCGCAACTCAGGGCTTTTGAAGACATTTATTATATATGGAAAATTAAAACTTGCATATTTGGACCTCAATACTGACCAGCTGACTCTACAGTTCAAACAATGGTTtgcttttaatgcatttttgcTAGAATTAGAGATGAGACTACCTTCAGAATCATCTGGTTCTGGTATTGTGCTTAATTTCCTACCGAAATTGAGAGCAGCTGACTGATCTGAAcaatatacactgctcaaaaaattagaggaacacttcgaaaacacattAGATCTAAATAGGGggaaatgatcttgaatatctttcctgataaaaaaaagtaggagatgtattagtaacaaaatgatgccacataatttgatagaaatgaaaatgatcaccctatagggagggggggaaaatcaaagacaccccaaaaatgaaattgaaaaaatgatgcaggagactggtccattttgccaaaatgtcattgtagcaactcaaaatgtaGTAGTTTGTGTGGgccccacgtgcttgtacgcatgcctgacaacttcagggcatgctcctaatgacaCGGCGAATGGTGTcatgggggatctcctcccagatctggaccagggcatcactgagctcctggacagtctgaggatcaacctggcggtgccggatggacctaaacataatgtcccagaggtgttctattgcaGTCGTCCCCAACCACCGGGCCAAGGACCAGtcgaatcaaatcaaatcaatctttatttatatagcgtcttttacaatcaaaattgtttcaaggcactttccagaatcccagagcctaaccccagacaagcaacagtggcaaggaaaaactcccctttaacaggaagaaaccttgagcaggaccaggctcatgtagggggaccctcctgctgatggccggctgggtagagagagaggagaggggggaggacaggtagaggatagaatagcgaggggagaggagaggaaaccatgacccagtggggtgatcatgtttctgggtcccggcagcctcggcctataacagcatagctaagatgttaacctaatgattagacaactcCCTAAGTATGAtgatttgtctgtctatgatagtaactgggactgcagaattagtaacaataagctttttcaaagaggtaggtttaggtaagcctaattttaaaagtagagatagaGTCAGCCTCcagtacctggacagggagctggttccatagcaggtaCCGGTCCGTGGATCAATTGGTACCAGGCCGcacaagaaataattaaatatttccattttatgcATTAGCTGAGTGtgaatgatcttttattttgaaaaacattttgggAAAGCCCCAATCAAGAGACAGGAGAAGAGACCtcttccaagaaaaagaaagcttttaacagACAATATCATGAGTTCTActgaaaatatggatttaaccCGGTAGGTGATTCTCGCATACCAAGCCCACTCTGCATAATTTGCGGCGACCGGCTTGCTAATGAGGCaatgaagctttcaaaactaTTTCACCACTTGGAGACCCAGCACCCTAGTTTAAAAGACAAGCCCCTGgagtattttgaaagaaaaaaacaggaacatgatgggcagaagaagggccaccacatcagtaaatgtgaaCGCAATGAGAGCATCGTACCTGGTGGTCCAGTATTCTGGCttaaagtcatggcagaataccctgaaattgccaccacagcactgaaaacccgGTTGCCATTTCCGACATTCTATCTGTGTGAAGCGGGATTTTCTGCGGTGACAgcaactaaaacaaaacaatggagtagactgggcataagcaacacacttcgggtgtcattgtctcccatcactcccaaATGGGACCGTCTCGTTGCAGAGAAAGAAGCGCAGGGCTCCCATTGATTTGTTGTTATGGTGAGTtaaaattttcatgaaaatgttctttatattcATCTTTGTAGCGTATCTGTAGCTTATTCTGAAGGGATGTTTAAACGTTATCCTAGCGAGTAGGAGAGAGCGGCGCTTGTGAGTCTTTGTGGGCACACTTATCCGACAGTTCAACCCCCCCGGGCCACAGTCAAATTGTCAAGCACTGACCGGTCCGCGGTGATAaaaaggttggggaccactgtTCTAttaggtttaggtcaggtgaacgtgggggccagtcaatggtatcagtTACTTCATCCTTCaagaactgcctgcatactctagccacatgaggtcaggTATTGTTGTGGACCaagaggaacccaggtcccactgcaccagcgaaggttctgacaatgggtccaaggatttcatcctgatacctaatagcagtcagggtgccattatctaacctgtagaggtctatgcgtccttccagggatatgggtaactacctgtctcctggaatctcctccatgctcttgagactgtgctgggctACACAGCACAACCTTCTTGCAACGGtacgtattgatgtgccatcctgaaggagttggactacttgtgcaacctctgtagcgtccaggtaccgcaccatgctatcaacagagatgttgatccaagccaaatgaataactacagcatCCAATTTTTTTGGCCTTCAGATCTTTGAAAGCTGCCTTCCATTACTTACTGCTTGGGAACTTTAGGTTCATATAAAAGGAAAGATTTTCCTCTTTAATGGCTGCATTAAgcagtgtgtaaaaaaaaaaagtttgtatAAAAGTATAATTTTTTAAATCTATCAAATTCCCAATTGTAGTTTTAACATGAAGCAATAAGTTAGGGAAAACAGCTGAAGGATATTCCAGGAAATATCAATATAACATCTATATTTTAATTGATATGAACAGCCTTTGATGTTTTAACTGTCTAGTTCTTAACTTTAGAATTATTTccataaaaatgttgttttgtgttttgttgtgcACCAATGTATTGATGAGGAAAGGTGTAGGACTGACCTCTAACAGCTCTTGCCAGGCTGCCGGTGTAGATGAGTTGTCCATCTTCAGAGTGTGCCTTGCTGGAGAAACACTGGACTGAAGGACTGCAGGGCTGGACCTTCTCAAGCAGCAAGTGAAAATAGGACACGGTCACTGTTCATCTAGTTTGTTGCATTTTGAATACAACAATCACTTTTGGATATCAAAACATCACTCTTACATCACTCTTAAGTGTAGCCTCGATTCTGCATCCGACAGTTATTTCAACAACTGATCATAACACTAAGCGGCGTTTTCCACATTAATATTACTGATTGATCACTGAATGCAACTTTTACAACGATGCAGTGACAGGGGCCTGTCTACCCACTGAGAACTGATGATTAGAATGTTTTAGCAATTACCTTATACTTGTGCTTGAGACACGACCTTCTAAATGCAGCTGACATCAAGGACCTCTGGCTCGTCAAACGACAAATGTTTAACGCCGCATTAATGCGCAATGCTGACGGGTAAGTGAACGACGGACACTCTCCGGCCACTCTTAACATGCGTAACATATGTACAGAAAACATTATTATCAATAACTTAAATCAAGTTGCACATGCTACTAGAGCTACGTCTTCTTCGTTTACTTCCTCCCCCGGCAGGCTGCACAGTAAAGTGGAGAGTACTGTCCCCGACAGGCGAGGAAGTAACTTACACTATATTTTAGGCTCAGTTTAAATGGCGGTAGCAAACTGCAATAGTGCATCACCACCACCCAGTGGTCTGTAATGATAACTGTGATAATAGCTAATGATAATCCCACTGATAACGGAACTGTTTTGCAATGTTCcgttaatatttttatttttaaaaaagaaatatcttatatttcaaaaataacagaaaataaatgattttcttGATAGTGATGCACAGTGCAGCTGTTCCAGTAGTGACATCATGTCATTCCATTAGGTAACTGCtcacaacatacacacacaaatttaACATTTGTTCTTAGTGATTGAATCTTAGATGTCAATGTTAATATTTTACATACAACATTCTGGTTCCTATTTGATTGACGGTGTAGATGAGTTGTCAGCACCCTTTCAGCACTAGCAAGTTTGTAAACTTGCAAGTTTGTAAACTTGCTAGGGCTGAAAGGGAATCCGTACACACTACACTGGGTTGACTGTAATGGCATATTGATTTGTTTATTAATTCTGTTGTGAAAACTGAAAGATCATCTGATAATCTTGTTGCCTGTTTCACTTCAAATTCTGGAACAATAAATGTTGCGGCTGTTATACCTATTTCTGGTTGCTTGGATCCATCAATTTCTATTATAATTTGATGCCATTTATACTGTACTGTCTTCCTGCTCTATGTTACTGTCTAAAGTGTTCtggttttgtcttcatttgaacCTTTACCAGTACTTTAACATCAGATGAGGCCTTTGTTTGTCACGAATAGCCAGTGTCCGCTGATAGTTTCATACAATATAGCTACAATTACTTTAAATTCCACTCATTGTTTTAATCCTTCCCCATAATTCATTCCCTCATATAATTTCACAATAATGCttccaaaaatgtatttaaaatttCTGAATGATTTTCCTTACCTGTGCCTTCTCTGTTGTATGTTCTATAAAGTTAttaaagctttttattttttttgtaaagttgcatttcagctttttctttttggcttACTTACATCCACCATTCACCACATTCTCCAGTCCACTTTACTTACGACTCAGCATTCCACAGACTTTTCTATTACCTGTATATTAAAAGTATTATTTCctatattatattttattgGATAATGATCACTGCTAACTGTTGTGTCAATGTCTGCTTGTGTCCAATGTCCAGAATGCCATACTAATGTCCAGTCTAATGCTTATTTTCATTGCATTTTGAGATTCTTGTTGAGGAAGCATCATTTAAACATACCAAGCTTATTTGGGCATTTCAGGTTAGCGGCTGGAGCATATCTGCCATACTCATGCTCACCTCCACAACTTCCATACAGCTGCTTCCCTTTACATGAACCCACAATGTGTTCATACTTCTGACATCTGTAACATCTCATTGGCAGTGAAATATATAATCATTAATTGCTACTCATCAATCCAATTGTGATCGATAGCAGATAGTTAGACTCTGAAGTTTGCCATTACTGATACCAAGTCTCAAACAACAATGACCTCATTTCTCTGTTCTTCCATTTTTCAGACAACCAGTAAACATCCACCAGAAAACACTTTTGCTGTATCTGTCTTTCCAATGTTACCCAGCAAATAGCAGCATATAGTTACTGATCcactttttatttcctgtcctTTCTCCAATTTCTTTTTCCAAACCTTTCATCTATCTTCATGTAGTTTCCTCCAGACATTCCTTTCATTCTCATTCCCGACATCTGACAGGCTGCTTTGACTCAAACCTCTTTTCCCTGCAACTCTACTGTTGTGATGGGATTTTGCTTCTTCCCAAAATTTGGTTTAATTCTTCCATACTGTCCTCTCTCCACAACCCCAAGAAGCTCATACATTTTATTGTAGTTTAAAAATTCTCTAAACAAGAATGAAAAAATCATCATATCATAAGCAggagaaaataacattttggaTGGTGTATAATTCTACATTCGGGACTATGTGGGTGACTATTactcttctttctttctacAAAATTAGTCTAGTCAGAATAACCTCACTCCCAAACTAATAAAACGTTAAAATAATTGAATGTCTAACTAAATGATAACAAGAATCCTTCCACTTTCTTTGGCCAGTTTGTCAGTTCAACACTTTTCAGTCATCAAATGGTTTGTAGGATCCATTTTAGTATTGCGTATGAGAGAAAAATCAGCATCTTATTGACATGTTGAAAGGGAGGAGCCTGCCAGGGTGGATGTGCAGTCTTTCCACTATGTAACCCAGCATGAAAGACTTTTATTAGTCTCTCCTTGGAGAACCACACTATTGTTTTTCAGTGTACTTATTTCACAGTAGGTTGCATATTGTTCTCCAGAGGTCTATCAGCTTAGGCTGTGAtaggtatggtatggacccaagtgcagtacaaaacaggcaataaactgatgatcagttaacaggtttattaactgcaatctggcaaacaaagaacagttcgagggtggggcagtggacttggtcgaggcaggcaaaaagtcagtaaccgggaggcaggcagaatcaggcaaacaatccagagggagactggctgagcttgtggtcaaaacagaagacagagttaatttaccgggggtcagggaGAACAGGCAGGTTCgattccgggaagacaggcaggtaaacgctggaagttcatgcatagcagagacaatctggcaccgagtgagtgtgaggctggagaatatatactggtaggtgaactgattgatgagtgagggcaggtgtgtgatcagtgactgagagcaggtgtgtgatcagagggtgtggtgtgagcaggggagtggaaaagaactgagtccatgggctggagcagggtgtgaTATAGGCACCAGTCTGGAGAGAACTGTGATGTTAAATGCTGAGCTGTAGTTTACAAAAAGCACTCTCACATGGTTCCTTCGACCACTGTCCACGTGGGAGGGGGTCTAGTGGA contains:
- the tmem70 gene encoding transmembrane protein 70, mitochondrial isoform X2; amino-acid sequence: MFSVHMLRMLRVAGECPSFTYPSALRINAALNICRLTSQRSLMSAAFRRSCLKHKYKPCSPSVQCFSSKAHSEDGQLIYTGSLARAVRGVKLFSYSTSGFSLLIMPKILLETGLGVQSFAMQAIFCGVVGFFTLITPAILHYFTKGYVIRLYHDADRDTYTAVTYSVFLTEKRNRFHQRQVTIPAVSKMFTSFYADKMGLLVNPDLFLIPHDYNHLMGYDKPFTFEIDDKNTAEKS
- the tmem70 gene encoding transmembrane protein 70, mitochondrial isoform X1 yields the protein MFSVHMLRMLRVAGECPSFTYPSALRINAALNICRLTSQRSLMSAAFRRSCLKHKYKVQPCSPSVQCFSSKAHSEDGQLIYTGSLARAVRGVKLFSYSTSGFSLLIMPKILLETGLGVQSFAMQAIFCGVVGFFTLITPAILHYFTKGYVIRLYHDADRDTYTAVTYSVFLTEKRNRFHQRQVTIPAVSKMFTSFYADKMGLLVNPDLFLIPHDYNHLMGYDKPFTFEIDDKNTAEKS